Within Calliopsis andreniformis isolate RMS-2024a chromosome 4, iyCalAndr_principal, whole genome shotgun sequence, the genomic segment GCATGCATGATGGGGCACCACCTCATTTTGTGCGTAATGTGAGAGACCACTTAAACATGGTGTTCGGTCAAAGGtggattggatgtggtggaccagttGCATGGCCTCCTCGATCCCACGATTTAAACCCTTTGGACTTCTTTTTATGGGGATATTTAAAAAGCCTAGTGTATTCCTCGCCGATAAATGATTTAGAAGAATTATGTAACCGAATCCACCATGCTTGTCAAACAATTCGACAGAAATGTAGAATTTTCGAGAGTTCGCGACTCTGTAAAACGAAGATACCAAGCGTGTGTAGAAATGGAAGGTGGACACGTGGAAAATCTTCTGTAAACATCGAAAATTCAGTAATAAGTCAATCATGATACTAgcaaacaaaaatgtttatatctcaGAAACGGTTAACCTTTCGACCTATGTTTACTAAAGCTTTTTTACTCAGTACAATGTATCctatatactatataaatattgaatggttttttttgaacaccctgtatatgtctgTAAACTCAAGAGGTAGATTCTCTTTTGTACTCTTCTGCACTCTGAATCTTTATCAGTCCAGCTTGCAAATCTTGAAGTGTTGTAACCTACTGAAATACATTGCTAATTAAATAGTAGACCTTGTATTCTTCAGTCTATCGGGATTCCAACTGAACACAATCGATTGGCGTTACTCGCGTAAAAATCCGTTTACAAAtaagaaatttcaatttttcttaaTCTTAATCCCTAATTGCTACGCTTGTCTTttatgacgtcattgatttcgggcttcGAGCTCAAGCATCAACGATCAAGCGAGACtttttatttttgcttctgCTATCGTGTATCAATTATCTCCGCGGCCGACAGCAAAGGAAACCGACTACCAGTCCCGATAAAGGCTCGCGCCTAAACCTGAACTGTGGCTTTCGATCGAACTAGTATATTATCATTGCCAAAGTATGTCTTATATTTCGCCGGTGGTTATATCAATTTGTAATAATCTAATTATCTAATCTAATAGACTAATCTTTCGGCACACATTGTATTTAATTTCAGATcggtattataattgttattcttACCGcttacactgctgcatttttatttcatgcaAAGCCGATAACGTTGAGAGCATAACATGAAAATGGCAATGGGGCTCTAGAGCTGCAAACACGTGAGACAAAAAAAGCATTGAATGTTCAGTGTATTCTGTATACTCGTCTACGCATTGTAGCTGACGTCAGTTACAAAAATATCGAATAAAaagtgtaatttaaaaaattaaacgtAACCATGAGAAGGCTTTCCAAGGTCAATGTAAAATCAAATATTAAGCATCACGATGTGTCCCCCTTAGTACTATACATTTGtctgaaatatttttcagtGTCATGcataattttcgagatatttataCGTTTCCAGATAACACAACAGACATACTGTATATACCATTGAAACATTATTTTAAGAATAAGTGTGTTATGTGACCTCTTAAAATTTGAACCTTTTTTATATGGAATTGAACATTTAGTATACATACATTTGTAGATACTttacatatttgtatatttttgtacACATATTATCTCAAGTTCTTAACACATTTCGTGCCACGTGTACCGTTTTTGGAACACTTCCAAAACTTCGCAAGTTGCTGTCCACGCGGCATCGCGTGAAACACCTGTGTTCAGTTAACGATGAGCTGCATGGCTGGCAATTTTCAAATGAAGCGTCAGTTTCATTTGGGCACAGAACGTGTTAAAATAAGTtaacaaattaaaattaattgtcTCGAAAAATAAACTATCagtatttttgtttcttttccgTCACATTTTTTAGCTACAAGGAAAATGTGCTTATATCGAAGTCTAGTTCCCATGCTTCGAATGAAACTAcactatatacaaaataatttacagttttttaaatttttattgaaagtcaaagtcttataaatgtataACTCAATGACCAAATTTAAGGTTATTTAGTTGAAACAGTTTTTGGTTTTGGTAAACCTTCCCTGAATCCATTCCTAAAAAATATAAACGATAATTAATAAAGTTACTTGTATAAACTATATTAATGTATAAACTAATAGTGTCTTTTAAACAATTCTCTCTTTGTCAAAGTACATATAAATAAATACTTTTCGAATGATCGACATTATTTAAGCAACTGTGTGTTGTGTTTAATATTAAACTTACTTGAATTTACGACGAACAATTTTCAAGTAACGCATACGGCCAGTACCAGTGGTCTTCCTCCTTTTAGCTTTTATTGACCAATTATCTAATaacaaatacaatagtatttatTAGTTATAGTAAATTTTTGGGCATAAAGAAATTAAGAATGTCATGTAAACTGCATTCTGATTTAATCTTTTTAAAGGTATTATTGCACTTATTTATAAAGAGCTTAGCCGGATAAGGGCGTCAAAAATGCCCCTAAACCAAAATTCATCTTTTTTGGAAATTAGTCGTGATGTTTTTAAAACCTGGAATTTttcgatttttaatttttttaattacaaacCTACCAAACTGACAAATTTGAAAAAAGACAAGCATACTAGTAATAACTATATACatttattgtaaaaatatgATTGTAGTTCCGCGATTGCTTCAATGCGAAATCCGCATATTTTgacattttttttgcgttttttatttttcacggcTTTAATCATTGttttaaaaatctcaaaaaattcTACATAATGTATCTTTTGATGTCTGAAATCTCTTTGATTTTTTGTCGAATTTCCAAAAGACGTGATTTTCTATTTACCCCCATTACTACCTCAGATTAAGagagagggttgaaaattggcaCAAACCAGTTCTTTGTGATAAGCTATCGAATGACACATCGCAAGTCGAATTTGGTTTAGGAGTACTTTTGACCTCCTTATCCGGCTAGACCCTTTTAGATAATAATATGTAGTAGTTGCATACTGGGTACAACATATCATAAATCAGTCCCCACGGTTTTTCAACCACTTCCGATAGTCTGAGGAAAGAATGTTTCGTACAAATGTTAGTCACTGTTTAACCAGCTAAAaataacaatttaaaaaaaatttgtttttagCAAAAAATTAAGGTCAACGTGATGTTTTTAAACGAAATCATTTAATTTGAACTCCGTAATTTTGCAGACGATATTCAGACGAATTCAATGACTTGCCTTATTATTGACCGTGCATTTAAAAATCGTCACGAGTCAATTGAAAAGACATTTGTCATAATAGACACAGAAACCATATGAACGTTGTTTATGGAAGACCCGTAAATAGTATTGAACATCTAAAACAATGCGTAAATCACACTTGtagaaacgtagaaaggacTTCTTTAATTCAAGCTATGCATCGGACTTTATTAGATAGAGTAGAATTTTGCGTTGCAGATAATGGAATGAAATTTAAATGAGCCGTTATTTTTGAAAGTGGTATAAGTCCACTTTTGGAAAAAAATGAGTTAACGGTAATTTTAGTAAGGCATAGACATcctctttttatatttataatcataCATTGAATGGAGCAC encodes:
- the Rpl37-1 gene encoding ribosomal protein L37-1, encoding MTKGTSSFGKRRNKTHTLCRRCGRSSYHIQKSQCAQCGYPKKKMRSYNWSIKAKRRKTTGTGRMRYLKIVRRKFKNGFREGLPKPKTVSTK